In the genome of Treponema pedis, one region contains:
- a CDS encoding flavodoxin translates to MAKIAVIYWSGTGNTQAMAESIMEGLKAGGADASLFTVSEFGSKSIDDYDKIALGCPAMGAEELEPDEFEPFYSSIEDKLSGKKIALFGSYEWADGEWMQTWQQRAKGKGADLFEEGLTVYDAPDDAAKEKCKAFGERFAK, encoded by the coding sequence ATGGCAAAAATTGCTGTTATTTATTGGAGCGGAACGGGAAACACCCAGGCTATGGCTGAATCTATTATGGAAGGCTTAAAAGCCGGAGGAGCGGACGCTTCATTATTTACCGTTTCGGAATTCGGGTCAAAGAGTATTGACGATTATGACAAAATTGCTTTAGGCTGTCCTGCAATGGGCGCGGAAGAGCTTGAGCCGGATGAATTCGAGCCGTTCTATTCATCGATTGAAGATAAATTAAGCGGAAAGAAAATCGCTCTTTTCGGTTCGTATGAATGGGCGGACGGAGAATGGATGCAAACTTGGCAGCAGAGAGCCAAGGGCAAGGGTGCCGACTTGTTTGAAGAAGGCTTAACCGTATACGATGCTCCGGATGATGCCGCAAAAGAAAAATGCAAGGCCTTCGGAGAAAGGTTTGCAAAATAA
- a CDS encoding DUF3793 family protein, translating into MFAVSNIEENLAYCCAPCFAGVKPANLVSVPAETYTQISLLDEEFLNAKGFYLKVLCECEKRVQIFLYNKYALEQIFLQSDIKNALKFFGYPEYFSLKQLLEILALKMNRLQRLEPCKKRKSFPHEIGLFLGYPVYDVMEYYKNGGEGCIFSGYWKVYADAERAAKIFNQYNECKKHFALQIEKGLSLYDLLSA; encoded by the coding sequence ATGTTCGCCGTTTCTAACATAGAGGAAAATTTAGCGTATTGCTGTGCTCCCTGTTTTGCCGGAGTAAAACCGGCAAACCTTGTTTCCGTTCCTGCGGAAACCTATACTCAGATTTCTTTGCTTGATGAAGAGTTTTTAAATGCTAAAGGATTTTATTTAAAAGTTTTGTGTGAATGTGAAAAACGTGTTCAAATTTTTTTGTATAATAAATACGCTTTAGAGCAAATTTTTCTTCAAAGCGATATTAAAAATGCTCTTAAATTTTTCGGTTATCCCGAATATTTTTCTTTAAAACAATTGCTGGAAATACTCGCTCTTAAAATGAACCGCTTGCAGCGGCTTGAACCGTGTAAAAAGCGTAAATCGTTTCCGCATGAAATAGGATTATTCTTAGGATATCCGGTTTACGATGTTATGGAGTATTATAAAAACGGCGGAGAAGGCTGTATTTTTTCAGGGTATTGGAAGGTATATGCCGATGCGGAAAGAGCCGCAAAAATTTTTAATCAATATAATGAATGCAAAAAGCATTTTGCTTTGCAGATAGAAAAAGGTTTAAGTCTCTACGATTTGTTGAGTGCTTAA
- a CDS encoding DUF5692 family protein, translated as MFTFHGTSPLLMWTVWLCVFAALFGLNEITRRFKKIGFASFFFLPIILTVLWFTILKGQSYTDWFHLAKVYSATAGCIGFWLIRHLKGKRKDGSEWRLSENKIALCFPPLILAINILEACFRDIEVGMTYKVITELVEHGTTNTVFKLMGGSWNFMNAAAGFLNIITITGWLGICLRKETPCDKSKDMLWPDMLWFWIVAYDLWNFAYTYNCLPHHAWYCGFALLLAPTICSFTIGKGAWLQHRAHTLAIWCMFAQTFPAFQDNSMFRADSTYKPEIYFAVSLVALIANIAVFGYMLYKIIKTKKNPYTGELYCDSAKYKEVKALAALT; from the coding sequence ATGTTTACATTTCACGGAACAAGTCCATTATTGATGTGGACCGTATGGCTATGCGTCTTTGCCGCATTATTCGGCTTAAACGAAATTACGCGCAGGTTTAAAAAAATAGGGTTTGCCTCTTTCTTTTTTCTGCCGATAATTTTAACGGTTCTTTGGTTTACGATATTAAAAGGTCAGTCATATACCGACTGGTTCCACCTTGCCAAAGTTTATTCGGCGACTGCAGGCTGTATCGGATTTTGGCTTATCCGTCATTTAAAGGGAAAACGGAAAGACGGCTCGGAATGGAGGCTTAGCGAAAATAAGATAGCTTTGTGCTTTCCGCCTTTGATTTTAGCAATCAATATTTTAGAAGCCTGCTTCCGCGATATCGAAGTCGGTATGACTTACAAGGTAATTACGGAGTTGGTAGAACACGGCACAACGAATACCGTTTTTAAACTTATGGGCGGTTCTTGGAATTTTATGAATGCCGCTGCGGGATTTTTAAATATCATCACAATAACGGGCTGGCTGGGTATTTGTTTACGGAAAGAAACTCCATGCGACAAAAGTAAGGATATGCTTTGGCCTGATATGCTATGGTTTTGGATTGTAGCTTATGACTTATGGAATTTTGCTTATACATATAACTGCTTGCCGCATCATGCGTGGTATTGCGGATTTGCCTTACTTTTAGCTCCGACAATTTGCTCTTTTACCATAGGAAAGGGGGCATGGCTTCAACACAGAGCTCATACTTTGGCAATATGGTGTATGTTCGCTCAAACTTTCCCGGCATTTCAAGACAACAGTATGTTTAGAGCGGACTCCACATATAAACCCGAAATTTACTTTGCGGTAAGCCTTGTTGCCCTAATTGCAAACATTGCGGTTTTCGGCTATATGCTTTATAAAATTATAAAAACAAAGAAAAACCCGTATACCGGCGAGCTTTACTGCGATTCGGCAAAATATAAAGAAGTAAAGGCTTTAGCCGCTTTAACTTAA
- a CDS encoding CDP-alcohol phosphatidyltransferase family protein has protein sequence MERKIGKAVLFFWLFQCSAIFAVYKAFNTDSEVFSNFLIHISLWHGILLLFLVLHKSEFANINNQISSEKINIANLITLCRISSVPLIAFLLKHHQIPGVLTVLSVVLIIIFFTDLFDGLIARKMNQETGIGKMLDSMSDYSLLGLVSIVYFQLGLLPRWFFYLIIIRLMFQSLGMAFFMLLRFPMEVKSTYGGKITIAATMILYAVKLLQFFIPASEILENILMTAEYSCGIIIFVFLFEKVYIFYKHYVHYKTQKN, from the coding sequence ATGGAAAGAAAAATAGGGAAAGCGGTTTTATTTTTTTGGCTTTTTCAATGTTCGGCTATTTTTGCCGTTTATAAGGCCTTTAACACGGACAGTGAGGTTTTCAGTAATTTTTTAATTCACATAAGTTTGTGGCACGGGATTTTATTGCTTTTTTTGGTATTACATAAATCGGAATTTGCAAATATCAATAATCAAATTTCCTCCGAAAAAATAAACATAGCCAATCTTATAACGCTTTGCCGGATAAGCTCCGTTCCGCTGATTGCATTTTTATTAAAACATCATCAAATACCGGGAGTATTAACGGTTTTATCGGTCGTATTGATTATTATTTTTTTTACGGATTTATTTGACGGGTTAATTGCCCGTAAAATGAATCAGGAAACGGGAATAGGTAAAATGCTTGATTCTATGAGCGACTATTCTCTTTTAGGCCTTGTTTCGATAGTGTATTTTCAGCTCGGATTACTGCCGCGCTGGTTTTTTTATTTAATTATTATACGGTTAATGTTTCAATCCCTGGGTATGGCTTTTTTTATGCTTTTAAGATTTCCTATGGAAGTAAAGTCTACTTACGGGGGTAAGATTACTATTGCCGCAACTATGATTTTATATGCGGTTAAACTTTTGCAGTTTTTTATTCCCGCATCGGAAATTTTGGAAAATATTTTGATGACGGCGGAATATAGCTGCGGAATTATTATATTTGTATTTTTATTTGAAAAAGTATATATTTTTTATAAACATTACGTACATTATAAAACCCAAAAAAACTGA
- a CDS encoding MraY family glycosyltransferase, producing the protein MRLNLIQFIFYIMLLPCGISAALVCSIIRFSKKHNLYDETGGRKIHSGKISRLGGIGFTLAFLISFIILHFRFPHFRLLQSNFIYIPFASTIIFLMGILDDIKNSKPAFKLFIQSIAAFLVLYAGFRFTKISFAPLDIHINLGYIGYILTFLWIIGITNAMNLMDGIDGQAAGLSISLLISYSVIFCIIGVNNAIVYMNFLLVFALIGFLFFNLAIPNAKIFMGDCGSQFLGFTVAVLPLLHQKDKIETISIHFAAMFLMLPIFDTVAAIWRRVREKRPIGDGDKYHIHHKLMLMGFSSRKALAVFMLFQTIISVFVTIAVLARGGVALFILLGLILAGSLFFALIHYKKEKIIMEKKVD; encoded by the coding sequence ATGCGCTTAAACCTTATTCAGTTTATTTTCTATATTATGCTTTTACCGTGCGGGATATCGGCGGCTCTTGTGTGTTCAATAATACGGTTTTCAAAAAAGCATAATCTGTACGATGAAACGGGCGGAAGGAAAATACACTCCGGAAAGATTTCACGGCTGGGAGGAATAGGGTTTACACTTGCTTTTTTGATTTCTTTTATTATTCTTCACTTCAGGTTTCCTCATTTCAGACTTTTACAATCCAATTTTATTTATATACCCTTTGCATCTACAATCATTTTTTTAATGGGTATTTTGGACGATATAAAAAATTCCAAGCCCGCTTTTAAGCTTTTTATTCAAAGTATCGCAGCCTTTTTGGTCTTATATGCCGGTTTCCGCTTTACTAAAATAAGTTTTGCACCGCTGGATATTCATATCAATTTAGGTTATATAGGTTATATTCTTACCTTTTTGTGGATAATAGGAATTACCAATGCAATGAATCTTATGGACGGAATAGACGGGCAGGCTGCAGGTCTCAGTATATCGCTTCTTATAAGTTACTCGGTTATTTTTTGTATCATAGGGGTAAATAATGCCATCGTGTATATGAATTTTCTTTTGGTTTTTGCTTTAATAGGTTTTTTATTTTTTAATTTAGCTATTCCGAATGCAAAAATTTTTATGGGGGATTGCGGCTCGCAGTTTTTAGGATTTACGGTTGCAGTTTTACCGTTATTGCATCAAAAAGACAAAATCGAAACAATTTCAATTCATTTTGCGGCAATGTTTTTAATGCTGCCTATTTTTGATACGGTTGCGGCAATTTGGAGGCGGGTACGTGAAAAACGACCTATAGGCGACGGAGATAAGTATCATATTCATCATAAATTAATGCTTATGGGGTTTTCTTCCCGTAAGGCCTTGGCCGTATTTATGCTTTTTCAAACTATAATAAGCGTTTTTGTTACGATAGCGGTTTTGGCCAGAGGAGGCGTTGCGTTGTTTATTCTTTTGGGCTTAATTTTGGCAGGCTCGCTATTTTTTGCATTGATACACTATAAGAAAGAAAAAATAATTATGGAAAAAAAGGTTGATTAA
- the flhF gene encoding flagellar biosynthesis protein FlhF: MEALVEEAATYEKCLEKIQEKYGPNVIISRIENGKAGGLRGWLGKNSVRLVFTIQNKPFVPKAAKEDKEEDSHQKTPDTYVKHTPSFVPPDEKTARMVILQHAASQSGEIAKKITPFIKREENQKESDFLLQNDDLRRLTETVKKLTEQINEKRGFSSEHENIKKITQILEENDFTNGYIYSLCEKINNELSLNELDDFEVLQKKVIGWIADSILIKQESEIVKGKVISLVGPTGIGKTTTLAKLAAYHVLAVSKKLGRFLEVRVITLDQYRIGASFQIQKYCEHMKIPLAIADSPGDLNKYLSLYKNSADVICIDTTGRSPTDTENILKMQSYFEVIDKENAETHLIVSAVTKTADIREIMKQYGGFKYSSLIITKLDETSNTGSIISILSEYNIPAAYITTGQKVPNDIERASKAVFLKKLKGFNLKNGYQNYIKENFNDEIPILWK; the protein is encoded by the coding sequence ATGGAAGCATTGGTTGAAGAAGCTGCAACATACGAAAAATGCCTCGAAAAAATACAAGAAAAATACGGTCCTAATGTTATTATCTCGCGAATAGAAAACGGTAAAGCCGGCGGTTTACGCGGCTGGCTCGGAAAAAATTCGGTGCGGCTTGTATTTACCATTCAAAATAAACCCTTTGTTCCTAAAGCCGCCAAAGAGGACAAAGAAGAAGATTCTCATCAAAAAACTCCCGACACATACGTTAAACATACACCCTCCTTTGTTCCGCCCGATGAAAAAACCGCAAGAATGGTTATTTTGCAGCATGCAGCTTCTCAATCGGGAGAAATTGCAAAAAAAATAACACCGTTTATAAAACGGGAAGAAAATCAAAAAGAATCGGATTTTTTATTACAAAATGATGATTTGCGCCGCCTCACCGAAACCGTAAAAAAACTTACGGAACAAATAAATGAAAAACGGGGATTTTCTTCAGAGCATGAAAATATAAAAAAAATAACTCAAATTCTTGAAGAAAATGATTTTACAAACGGATATATTTATTCCTTATGCGAAAAAATAAACAATGAGTTGAGTTTAAACGAGCTGGACGACTTTGAAGTATTGCAAAAAAAAGTTATAGGTTGGATTGCGGACTCCATACTTATAAAACAGGAAAGTGAAATTGTCAAGGGTAAGGTAATTTCGCTTGTAGGCCCTACCGGTATAGGAAAAACTACAACACTTGCAAAACTTGCAGCCTATCATGTGCTGGCCGTTTCAAAAAAATTGGGAAGATTTCTTGAAGTTCGGGTTATTACCTTAGACCAATACAGAATAGGCGCTTCGTTTCAAATACAAAAATATTGCGAGCATATGAAAATTCCTCTTGCAATTGCCGACAGTCCCGGAGATTTAAACAAGTATTTGAGCTTGTATAAAAACTCCGCAGATGTCATATGCATAGATACTACAGGAAGAAGCCCTACCGATACCGAAAATATTTTAAAAATGCAAAGCTATTTTGAAGTAATAGACAAAGAAAACGCCGAAACCCATTTAATCGTAAGCGCAGTAACAAAAACTGCCGATATACGGGAAATAATGAAACAATACGGCGGCTTTAAATATTCAAGTTTAATAATTACCAAACTCGATGAAACTTCAAATACGGGCAGTATTATAAGTATTTTATCGGAATATAATATTCCGGCAGCTTATATAACTACAGGTCAAAAAGTACCCAACGATATCGAAAGAGCTTCGAAAGCCGTTTTTTTAAAAAAACTGAAAGGCTTTAATCTTAAAAACGGATATCAAAACTATATTAAAGAAAATTTTAATGATGAGATTCCTATTTTGTGGAAATAG
- a CDS encoding MinD/ParA family protein produces MEDQAENLKTLMKERTSQPSGTNQEQIPPPRKTRIIAVTSGKGGVGKTNIATNMGIAYAKMGKKVIVVDADLGLANVNVMMNIIPKFNLYHVIKKQKRMSDIIMDTDYGVKLVAGASGFSKIANMEETEREDFIKEMYALAEADIVIIDTSAGVSKNVLGFVAAADEVVIVTTSEPTAITDAYGIIKIIATEVNNYNLTLKMIVNRVNSALEGKKIAERLIQIAGQFLNLKVEYLGFIYNDPAVEQAVLKQKPFFIYAPKSKAASCLRHIVAKLEKTDYNEYSGLSGFLQKIFGKKWE; encoded by the coding sequence ATGGAAGACCAAGCGGAAAATTTAAAAACTTTAATGAAAGAACGTACATCGCAGCCGAGCGGTACCAATCAGGAACAAATACCTCCCCCGAGGAAGACGCGTATTATAGCCGTAACCAGCGGAAAAGGCGGTGTAGGAAAAACCAATATTGCAACTAATATGGGTATAGCTTATGCAAAAATGGGTAAAAAAGTCATAGTAGTGGACGCCGATTTGGGGCTTGCAAATGTAAACGTAATGATGAATATAATTCCGAAATTCAATCTTTATCATGTAATAAAAAAACAAAAACGAATGTCGGATATTATTATGGATACCGATTACGGAGTTAAACTTGTAGCGGGAGCCTCAGGTTTTTCAAAAATTGCCAATATGGAAGAAACCGAACGCGAAGATTTTATAAAAGAAATGTATGCCTTAGCCGAGGCCGATATAGTAATTATCGATACAAGCGCCGGGGTTTCAAAAAATGTATTGGGGTTCGTAGCCGCAGCCGATGAAGTAGTTATAGTAACCACTTCGGAGCCCACGGCAATAACGGACGCCTACGGCATAATAAAAATAATTGCTACGGAAGTTAATAATTACAATCTTACTTTAAAAATGATTGTAAACAGGGTAAATTCGGCTCTGGAAGGAAAAAAAATCGCCGAACGGCTTATTCAAATTGCCGGACAATTTCTTAATTTAAAGGTCGAATATCTAGGATTTATATACAACGACCCTGCCGTGGAGCAAGCCGTTTTAAAACAAAAACCGTTTTTTATATATGCCCCTAAAAGCAAGGCGGCAAGCTGTTTGCGGCATATAGTTGCAAAACTTGAAAAAACAGACTATAATGAATATTCGGGATTATCGGGATTTTTACAAAAAATCTTCGGAAAAAAGTGGGAGTAA
- the whiG gene encoding RNA polymerase sigma factor WhiG, whose translation MANINYDDIPEDELWEKYGKTSDPGLREYFILKYAPLVKYVAGKIAVGMPVNVEFDDLVGYGVFGLLDAIEKYDLDKNVKFNTYAVNRIRGAIFDELRSIDWVPRSVRQKAREIEETIADIEAKLGRSAANEEIAAAMGMDIEEYNSLLLKISATSVISLTDLRFSSEDSEESSVGDTIEAPASLNPDVIVEREDIKRVIIDAIKELPEREKKVLIMYYYEDMTLREIGEVLHVTESRVSQIHSSANIKLRAKLSGVTKGIK comes from the coding sequence ATGGCGAATATTAATTACGATGATATACCGGAAGACGAACTTTGGGAAAAATACGGAAAAACCTCCGACCCCGGCTTACGGGAATATTTTATACTCAAATATGCTCCGCTGGTAAAATATGTTGCAGGCAAGATTGCCGTAGGTATGCCCGTCAATGTAGAATTTGACGATTTGGTAGGCTATGGCGTTTTCGGTCTTTTAGATGCAATTGAAAAATATGATTTGGATAAAAATGTAAAATTCAATACCTATGCCGTAAACAGAATACGCGGAGCAATATTTGATGAGCTGCGCTCCATAGATTGGGTACCGCGCTCCGTACGCCAAAAAGCCCGCGAAATAGAAGAAACCATTGCAGATATTGAAGCAAAACTGGGCCGTTCCGCCGCAAATGAGGAAATTGCCGCAGCAATGGGAATGGATATTGAAGAATATAATTCTCTTTTATTAAAAATATCCGCCACAAGCGTCATTTCATTAACCGATTTACGCTTTTCAAGCGAAGATTCCGAAGAAAGCTCCGTAGGAGATACTATAGAAGCTCCGGCTTCGTTAAATCCGGACGTAATCGTAGAACGTGAAGATATAAAACGTGTTATAATCGATGCTATTAAAGAATTACCTGAGCGTGAAAAAAAAGTTCTGATAATGTACTACTATGAAGATATGACATTGCGCGAAATAGGAGAAGTTTTACACGTTACGGAATCCCGCGTTTCACAGATACATTCAAGTGCAAATATAAAACTGAGGGCAAAACTATCCGGTGTAACCAAAGGAATAAAATAG
- a CDS encoding FapA family protein codes for MIRLNQIKEKMTELHELDSGRFFIDTSGDTLDEALLNASVQLGVPMSSVDYEILQKGVSGFFALFPKEWKIRAYETSKPKKASPEEGEISETDNMEEGEVIPDQDGMAYIFCAADGIYLKVTAPSGYGNPATIHDAIEKLRDRALPIPEDNILKPIINARSGEYVKIAPYTRIPGNDATMAVTISEDEMKAYLYVNPPSAGGVDLSADTIIAFLKNNRVIVGINEDLVKQFQDSPVYKEDYLVAEGIEPKDGEDARIEYDFEVDNTRVRLQETHSGQINFKELNLIQNVVEGQPVAHKIPAQRGKAGKTVTGKYLEASNGKDVPLPLGKNTKVAPDGLTIIAEVNGQVLLVKNKVTVQEIYVVEGDVSIRTGNITFLGSVFVNGNVDDGFVIKASGNIEVKGTVGKAELDTEGDIVVSQGIIGKEGGAIRAGKSIWSKFIQNTEIVEAGDMVVVSDGIINSNVIANRKIICQGKRADIIGGNLSASESISARNLGSASGGNDTVLNVGFDPKSKERLNFLLQKQEMDEKSLDEVKLNLASLEETKSRRGELPKDKEETYKKMSDYKYTIETEIHEVQKEITQIREYLNTLKNQGRVSASGHVYAGVRIVIRDTVEDVRADCKATTFYLDRSIVRYGKYQQDTDEDVKRVPSGYSSN; via the coding sequence ATGATTCGGCTTAATCAAATAAAAGAAAAAATGACTGAACTTCACGAACTTGATTCAGGCCGTTTTTTTATTGATACAAGCGGAGATACTCTTGATGAAGCCCTGTTAAATGCCTCTGTCCAATTGGGAGTTCCCATGTCTTCTGTAGACTATGAGATTCTCCAAAAAGGAGTTTCAGGCTTTTTTGCACTCTTTCCGAAAGAATGGAAAATAAGAGCTTATGAAACGTCAAAACCGAAAAAAGCCTCGCCGGAAGAAGGAGAAATTTCCGAAACGGATAATATGGAAGAAGGGGAAGTTATTCCGGACCAGGACGGAATGGCTTATATATTTTGTGCGGCTGACGGCATATATTTAAAAGTAACGGCACCTTCAGGGTACGGTAACCCAGCTACAATTCACGATGCAATAGAAAAATTGCGGGACAGAGCTCTGCCCATACCTGAAGATAATATCCTTAAACCCATTATAAATGCCCGCAGCGGAGAATATGTAAAAATTGCACCTTATACACGTATACCGGGGAATGATGCAACAATGGCCGTAACTATAAGTGAAGATGAAATGAAGGCTTATTTATATGTAAATCCGCCGTCCGCAGGAGGCGTAGACCTTTCGGCGGATACCATAATAGCCTTTTTAAAAAATAACAGAGTCATTGTCGGCATTAACGAAGACCTTGTAAAACAGTTTCAGGATTCGCCTGTTTATAAAGAAGATTATCTCGTTGCGGAAGGTATTGAGCCGAAAGACGGGGAAGATGCACGCATTGAATACGATTTTGAAGTGGACAATACACGTGTACGTCTTCAAGAAACACATTCAGGCCAAATTAATTTTAAAGAGCTTAACCTAATTCAAAATGTAGTTGAAGGACAACCGGTTGCACATAAAATCCCCGCACAAAGAGGAAAAGCCGGAAAAACGGTAACGGGGAAATACCTTGAAGCTTCCAACGGAAAAGATGTTCCGCTCCCGTTAGGCAAAAATACAAAGGTTGCTCCCGACGGATTAACTATAATTGCAGAGGTAAACGGACAGGTTCTTCTTGTAAAAAATAAAGTAACGGTTCAAGAAATTTACGTTGTTGAAGGCGATGTTTCAATCCGCACTGGCAATATTACGTTCTTAGGTTCGGTTTTCGTAAACGGAAATGTAGATGACGGCTTTGTTATAAAAGCATCGGGAAACATTGAAGTAAAAGGAACTGTAGGCAAGGCGGAACTCGATACGGAAGGCGATATAGTTGTAAGCCAGGGAATAATAGGTAAAGAAGGCGGAGCTATACGGGCAGGAAAATCAATTTGGTCCAAATTTATTCAAAATACGGAAATAGTTGAAGCGGGAGATATGGTTGTCGTTTCGGACGGAATCATAAATTCCAACGTAATAGCCAACAGAAAAATTATTTGTCAGGGGAAAAGAGCCGACATTATAGGCGGCAATTTAAGCGCATCGGAATCTATTTCGGCACGCAATTTAGGAAGCGCTTCAGGCGGAAACGATACCGTCTTAAATGTAGGGTTTGACCCTAAAAGCAAAGAACGGTTAAATTTCCTCTTACAAAAACAGGAGATGGACGAAAAGAGTTTAGACGAAGTAAAACTTAATTTAGCAAGTTTGGAAGAAACCAAATCGCGGCGCGGTGAGCTTCCCAAAGATAAAGAAGAAACTTATAAAAAAATGAGCGATTATAAATATACAATCGAAACTGAAATCCATGAAGTGCAAAAAGAAATTACTCAAATTCGTGAATATTTAAACACGCTTAAAAATCAGGGAAGGGTTTCGGCTTCAGGACATGTTTATGCGGGAGTAAGAATTGTAATACGCGATACCGTAGAAGATGTCAGAGCGGATTGTAAAGCGACAACATTTTATTTGGATAGAAGCATTGTGCGTTACGGTAAATATCAGCAAGATACCGATGAAGATGTAAAGAGGGTACCCAGTGGCTATTCATCCAATTGA
- a CDS encoding TIGR02757 family protein has protein sequence MTDFKKLKTLMDKNAALYENPDFIPADPISVPHKFSKKEDIEIAGFFVSIFAWGNRTAILKSADKLMALMQNEPYSFLMNATPAQLKTLTSFYHRTLNGEDSFAIAKAIKNVYLKKGGFENLFAPQNLQEPLIVRMSRFRSELIRGMPERTVKHIGNMEGGSAAKRLNMFLRWMVRSSEAGVDFGLWKSIKPSELYLPLDVHCARRGRELGLLTRKQNDRKAVEEITGRLREFCPEDPVKYDFALFAPSVEGEK, from the coding sequence ATGACCGATTTTAAAAAATTAAAAACTCTAATGGATAAAAATGCGGCTTTGTATGAAAATCCCGATTTTATTCCTGCAGACCCCATAAGTGTTCCTCATAAGTTTTCAAAAAAAGAAGATATAGAAATAGCCGGATTTTTTGTTTCGATTTTTGCATGGGGAAATAGAACGGCTATTTTAAAAAGTGCGGATAAGCTAATGGCATTGATGCAAAATGAGCCTTACTCTTTTTTAATGAATGCAACTCCTGCACAGTTAAAAACTCTTACAAGTTTTTATCACCGCACCTTAAACGGAGAAGACAGTTTTGCAATTGCAAAAGCGATAAAAAACGTTTACTTAAAAAAGGGCGGTTTTGAAAATTTATTTGCCCCTCAAAATTTGCAGGAACCTCTCATTGTAAGAATGAGCCGCTTTCGCTCGGAACTTATACGAGGAATGCCTGAACGTACGGTAAAGCATATCGGAAATATGGAAGGCGGCTCTGCGGCGAAACGGTTGAATATGTTTTTACGTTGGATGGTGCGCTCTTCCGAAGCCGGAGTCGATTTCGGTTTATGGAAAAGCATAAAACCTTCGGAATTGTACTTGCCGCTCGATGTTCATTGTGCAAGGCGCGGCAGGGAATTGGGGCTTTTAACCCGTAAACAAAATGACAGAAAAGCGGTAGAAGAAATTACCGGCCGTTTGCGGGAGTTTTGTCCTGAAGACCCGGTAAAATACGACTTCGCTCTTTTTGCTCCGTCGGTTGAAGGTGAAAAATAA
- a CDS encoding ribonucleotide-diphosphate reductase subunit beta codes for MINEKTVLPRKALFNENGDIETHKRKMIGGNTTNLNDFNNMKYAWASDWYRQAMNNFWIPEEINMNADVQDYRKLSVSEKTAYDKILSFLIFLDSIQTANLPNVGQYVTANEVNLCLTIQAFQEAVHSQSYSYMLDTICSPEERTDILYQWRDDEHLLRRNKFIGDLYNEFQNDKSVLAFLKVCVANYILEGVYFYSGFMFFYNLGRNNKMPGSVQEIRYINRDENTHLWLFRSMIQELQKEEPQLFTEQNVQTFREMIKEGCEQEIAWGHYVIGDDIPGLNKQMIADYIQYLGNLRCENLGFAPIYEGHNQEPPSMSWVSQYSNANLIKTDFFEAKSTAYAKASAMVDDL; via the coding sequence ATGATAAATGAAAAGACGGTTCTCCCGCGCAAAGCTTTGTTTAACGAAAACGGAGATATCGAAACGCATAAGCGTAAAATGATAGGCGGAAATACTACCAACCTGAACGATTTTAATAATATGAAATATGCTTGGGCAAGCGATTGGTACAGGCAGGCTATGAATAATTTTTGGATACCGGAAGAAATAAATATGAATGCCGATGTTCAGGATTATAGAAAATTATCCGTTTCGGAAAAAACGGCCTATGATAAAATCTTATCGTTTTTAATTTTTTTGGACAGTATACAAACTGCGAACCTTCCGAATGTAGGGCAATATGTAACAGCTAATGAGGTAAACTTATGTCTTACAATTCAAGCTTTTCAGGAAGCCGTGCATTCCCAAAGCTACAGTTATATGCTTGATACGATTTGCTCACCGGAAGAGCGCACCGATATTCTTTATCAATGGAGAGATGACGAACACCTTTTAAGAAGAAATAAATTTATCGGCGATTTATACAACGAATTCCAAAATGACAAAAGTGTTTTGGCTTTTTTAAAAGTATGTGTTGCAAATTATATTCTTGAAGGAGTTTACTTTTATTCGGGTTTTATGTTTTTTTATAATCTTGGGCGGAATAATAAAATGCCCGGTTCCGTTCAGGAAATACGTTATATTAACCGTGATGAAAATACCCACCTTTGGCTTTTCCGCTCTATGATTCAGGAATTGCAAAAAGAAGAGCCTCAGCTTTTTACCGAGCAAAATGTGCAAACTTTTCGGGAAATGATTAAAGAAGGCTGCGAACAGGAAATTGCGTGGGGACATTATGTTATAGGAGATGATATTCCCGGGTTAAATAAACAAATGATAGCCGACTATATTCAATATTTGGGAAATCTGCGTTGCGAAAATTTGGGGTTTGCTCCTATTTATGAGGGACACAACCAAGAGCCGCCGTCTATGAGTTGGGTAAGTCAATACAGTAATGCCAATTTAATTAAGACGGATTTCTTTGAAGCTAAGTCTACGGCTTATGCAAAAGCTTCCGCAATGGTAGATGATTTATAA